Proteins from one Candidatus Methylomirabilota bacterium genomic window:
- a CDS encoding ubiquitin-like protein Pup gives MAEQKKKETRPQKPPEGDESGAGSGELAKKGKKLKEDLDNLLDEIDDILEENAEEFVKSYVQRGGE, from the coding sequence ATGGCAGAGCAAAAGAAGAAGGAAACGAGGCCGCAGAAGCCGCCCGAGGGCGACGAGTCCGGGGCGGGAAGCGGTGAGCTCGCCAAGAAGGGCAAGAAGCTCAAGGAAGACCTCGACAACCTGCTCGACGAGATCGACGACATCCTCGAGGAGAATGCCGAGGAGTTCGTGAAGAGCTACGTGCAGCGCGGAGGCGAATAG